TAATTAGTTTATTAGAAGAGTTATTTATTGCTATGAAGTTAACTGATACAATTAAAACAATAAAAAATACTTCTAAAAGTACAAAAGATACTATGAACCTATATTTAAATGACATGTATGTCCTTTGTCAATTAATTTGACTTTATCTCTTTGATTACTTCATACTCACTTGAATCAGTAACAATAAACTTCTTTATACTTAAAATCTTTTTTAAATCTTCTGGCATATCTAAAAATGCTTTTTGTAGTTTTTCTATTATATCTTTATCTACTCTTGGATGAGCAGCAATTGGGTGACTTGGATATGCATTTGTTTTATAAACAATAGATATTTTTTCTTTATCATTCTTATCTTTAAAATTATTGTATGTTCTAACTATTCCACCACCTACATCACCTACTTCTCTAGCAACTCCTTTGTATACTGAGTCATGTGAGTTTACATATAAAACCTTTGCTTGCTTATCAATATCAAAGTTATATAGTTTTCTTAACTCATATTTTGTTAGTAAAGTTGCTGCAAAAGCATTTGGTGCAGGAAATAAAAATGTCTTATCTTCTAAGTAATTACTCTTTAAACTAAAGTTTTTATCTTTACTTAATAAAATACCTTCAATTTGTTTATTTGCTCTTGTAAAAGCCTCATAGTTTTGCTGTTTATTAGCAACTATAAAATGATATGGATTCATATAGGCTATATCATATCCACCAGAGTATAATACCTTTTCAAAACTAGGAATAGACCTTTCAGTTTTAAATATTACTTTTATGCCAGTTTCATCATGTAGATACTGTGTAATTTTTTTCCATTTTTTAGAAAGTTTCAAGGGACTTTGTTGT
This window of the Arcobacter sp. F155 genome carries:
- a CDS encoding phosphate/phosphite/phosphonate ABC transporter substrate-binding protein, producing MKRVLALLLVLSISAFAVELTLGVVPQQSPLKLSKKWKKITQYLHDETGIKVIFKTERSIPSFEKVLYSGGYDIAYMNPYHFIVANKQQNYEAFTRANKQIEGILLSKDKNFSLKSNYLEDKTFLFPAPNAFAATLLTKYELRKLYNFDIDKQAKVLYVNSHDSVYKGVAREVGDVGGGIVRTYNNFKDKNDKEKISIVYKTNAYPSHPIAAHPRVDKDIIEKLQKAFLDMPEDLKKILSIKKFIVTDSSEYEVIKEIKSN